The genomic DNA tgcaactttagctattttcatttagtttggaaatttacctgtttgaaatgatatgtTACTAATGTACATCAATGGTCCTGAGATcacttcaataacctttttaatcgtttccatatgaattccgttacaatcagtggaagtcttagatttaaacatttttcacgattgtaactatttcctcctgtgtcacattactgaggaacatggagttgggatttgcaatctgaggcagagaatgaggagctgccagaaaaaaggaacaggaagccagtgtaagtgtgttccgtcttgtttttgtcatgtttctacagtaataggaaggttatttccggtagcattcaaaaatagaccagatattcttgtactatatgtatatttggcaattttggtattgcaataatcctaatgatatggttacccaacagccatcgtctcggggactcggatgatagcgaagaagacccgggaaatggTGACCTcgcatctctggggttggcaagccaattgcacaggcagagtaaggaataatctcttaacatcgaaaaaaacgaaaccaccacattaatattaaagatatggttaacattcttagtgctaaagatattcccctctccttgtatcccttctcccagcttcaccgtctcgccgagtgccagcaagagtcatgagtacttgtcaactcgactcctcaactggagataactttctaggtaaagactgaaataatatctcagcatccagtaaccatggttaacagatcacaaccatttaataccaatttatctcccttagcacctcaccatggggaaggacgtattcatatgccttcaccagcacctgcattaaacatgcagagagttacacaaggtagggactgatctctgaaatattagtgtatagataggccccttgggtattatcaGTCagggttaactgatggctctctcacaatgcccacctcactaggaacggccatccctcctcgactccctccacccccctcaccagcagccctcaacatgtggcagacagaggaagaatggccgacaacatttcctgctctggtgagcaataactgacaaataccggatggtcattctgtgccacaaattttggaaaaaattcaaattcacaagcaatcacatattttcttcaaactttgtcaataacttttgtcattaactaaggtcaaaggctaatgtcaggattatgagtaatgaggataaacactgaaacatgttaattttatactgctgtttgtcaacagcgcctgaggtaatccacatccttagcctgctggaaactattaagcacaaccaagaccagctgattgcgaaggtaaacttcttaagccttgaataggtcaataattcataatgacattgattttgattcattattattttttaaagaaagaaacagcctacatggcagctttgtgtgattagagtaaacattgctacattttcttgttacatttcacctgtttgctctttaaataccacttttaatgttttttatttatttcaatcgtattttttaaaaatgtgccctggggccgttaaaaaatgacctgcaggccgcaaatggcccccgggccgcactttggacacccctggcctacaccaaTACAAACAtggaatgatagtacaaatataataagaaaacaatgtcaacctcccaaagttgggttatggatatttatttatgccccccacccccaaccccccgccgccgtcatccaacagagccaaacaagtactctgatcaaggaaccaaataacgatattgtttaaacattttggatgtcttgcacacctataccctgatcacaaattcatagtttacgcaccttatttgaaccacctccagtaactttaagtcttttttttttttttcaaatgtaatctccttaatacctatcacatattttgtattgtgtaagcatacttggctttggatgctacataccataaacataaacgtatctgtcttgtaatcttgtttgattacaggtgctgtgagtaaaaatgtgttgacaaggtcagccacggacgctgaggtcaccaaacacgccatcaggtggttcaacttggcgggggatcgggcaacgaggagacgagtcccgcttccacctcctcaggaggaatagagatgtatatgtataaataaacaaccttttattggacttcttgtcattcaccagttattcattttctgatatgttagctgtgcatggagcagtgtttccttgaagttgtagcctaatagattaaatatgttttttttactttttatatatatatatttatatattatatatttactttatagagtgaattgaccattttctgtttctgcccattgacaatattgttagtttaaaaatacaaggcaatgcatatgtaagcctatattgctgtagtagggctgagtgaattttttagtttcctattttatcctacagcaagaacagaagggattttgaaaataagatgaaggggtccaaaacggccagatgagccagggtttttatgagtccgttgctggtccgcggcgggaggttaggctttgatcatgggtgcggagcagattcagcgcgccgccacggcggcgggtcgcggatccgccgtggcggcgcgctgaatCCGCCACGGCGGCGGGTCGCGGATccgccgccgtggcggatacgttcctgagagcAAGTGGACGCCGATGCgtgtc from Entelurus aequoreus isolate RoL-2023_Sb linkage group LG10, RoL_Eaeq_v1.1, whole genome shotgun sequence includes the following:
- the LOC133658708 gene encoding uncharacterized protein LOC133658708 isoform X1, with amino-acid sequence MSTLHMLRVDQRLTAAVEEIFVVLERTIAEYEAELSTTKEENYQLLDAVFKKHQVVLHRTDVQQPPHIKEEEEDPQPTHMKEEEEDPHMKEEEEDDVSKFPLTVVSVKTEEHEDKAPESSQLHHSPRTWSWDLQSEAENEELPEKRNRKPVHRLGDSDDSEEDPGNGDLASLGLASQLHRQTSPSRRVPARVMSTCQLDSSTGDNFLAPHHGEGRIHMPSPAPALNMQRVTQGTAIPPRLPPPPSPAALNMWQTEEEWPTTFPALRLR
- the LOC133658708 gene encoding uncharacterized protein LOC133658708 isoform X2, encoding MSTLHMLRVDQRLTAAVEEIFVVLERTIAEYEAELSTTKEENYQLLDAVFKKHQVVLHRTDVQQPPHIKEEEEDPQPTHMKEEEEDPHMKEEEEDDVSKFPLTVVSVKTEEHEDKAPESSQLHHSPRTWSWDLQSEAENEELPEKRNRKPVHRLGDSDDSEEDPGNGDLASLGLASQLHRQTSPSRRVPARVMSTCQLDSSTGDNFLAPHHGEGRIHMPSPAPALNMQRVTQGTAIPPRLPPPPSPAALNMWQTEEEWPTTFPALVL
- the LOC133658708 gene encoding uncharacterized protein LOC133658708 isoform X4 — its product is MKEEEEDPHMKEEEEDDVSKFPLTVVSVKTEEHEDKAPESSQLHHSPRTWSWDLQSEAENEELPEKRNRKPVHRLGDSDDSEEDPGNGDLASLGLASQLHRQTSPSRRVPARVMSTCQLDSSTGDNFLAPHHGEGRIHMPSPAPALNMQRVTQGTAIPPRLPPPPSPAALNMWQTEEEWPTTFPALRLR
- the LOC133658708 gene encoding uncharacterized protein LOC133658708 isoform X3, which produces MCERTIADYQAELSRTKENNQLLDAVFKKHQVVLHTTDVQQPPHIKEEEEDPQPTHMKEEEEDPHMKEEEEDDVSKFPLTVVSVKTEEHEDKAPESSQLHHSPRTWSWDLQSEAENEELPEKRNRKPVHRLGDSDDSEEDPGNGDLASLGLASQLHRQTSPSRRVPARVMSTCQLDSSTGDNFLAPHHGEGRIHMPSPAPALNMQRVTQGTAIPPRLPPPPSPAALNMWQTEEEWPTTFPALRLR